In one window of Pristiophorus japonicus isolate sPriJap1 chromosome 9, sPriJap1.hap1, whole genome shotgun sequence DNA:
- the LOC139273644 gene encoding zinc finger protein 239-like, with protein MVHSCVVCGRGFNLSSNLERHKNTRTTDKPWECGDCGKRFNYPSDLEVHRRSHTGERPFTCSVCGKGFTLKCNLLTHQRVHTGERPFTCSKCGKGFTCSSNQLIHQRVHTGERPFTCSECGKGFACSSNLLTHQRVHTGERPFTCSMCGKGFTVSSNLLAHQRVHTGERPFTCSVCGKGFTTSSNLLTHQRVHK; from the coding sequence ATGGTGCATTCATGtgttgtgtgtggacgaggcttcaacttatcatccaacctggagagacacaagaacACTCGCACCACAgataaaccgtgggaatgtggggactgtggaaagagattcaattacccgtctgatctggaagttcatcggcgcagtcacaccggggagaggccgttcacctgctcagtgtgtgggaagggattcactttgaaatgcaacctgctgacacaccagcgagttcacactggggagagaccgttcacttgctccaagtgtgggaagggcttcacttgttcatccaaccagctgatacaccagcgagttcacaccggggagaggccattcacttgttctgagtgtgggaagggatttgcttgttcatccaaccttctaactcaccagcgagttcacactggggagagaccattcacctgctccatgtgtgggaagggattcactgtgtcatctaacctgctggcacaccagcgagttcacactggggagagaccattcacctgctcagtgtgtgggaagggattcacaacctcatccaacctgctgacacaccagcgagttcacaagtga